From a single Natronorubrum tibetense GA33 genomic region:
- a CDS encoding glycosyltransferase family 4 protein: protein MEIGLVVEGDLEQTSGGYRYDRKLVAFLEARGDEVDVISLPARSDGERGLETVSGPLESDRTVRRRLDRPYDVLLQDELCYPTLAEHNPRLERPGAIVSLVHLLRTPDPAVDDSRVREREKRYLESVDAAVCTSSHTRGRTTSLADGDLPTLVAPPAGRHEGAALSVDAVRERARTDPFRLAFVGNVVPRKNTTTLLEAFARIDEDDDCRATVVGSLETDSTYARAVREHARSLGVEDRVTFTGRVETAVLESILERSHVLAVPARYEGFGMVYLEAMEYGVVPIASSVGGASEFVADGRNGFVVDPTDTDQLADRLGALAADRNRLAALGTGALENATAHPTWDETLGSVRTFLQQCCERGTTGGGPT, encoded by the coding sequence CCTTCCTCGAGGCACGGGGAGACGAGGTCGACGTGATCTCGCTCCCGGCGCGGTCGGACGGCGAGCGCGGACTCGAGACGGTTTCCGGTCCTCTCGAATCCGACCGAACGGTTCGCAGGCGACTGGACCGCCCGTACGACGTCCTCCTGCAGGACGAACTCTGCTATCCGACGCTGGCCGAGCACAACCCGCGACTCGAGCGACCCGGAGCAATCGTCTCGCTCGTCCACCTCCTCCGGACGCCCGACCCGGCAGTGGACGACTCTCGCGTGCGCGAACGCGAAAAACGTTACCTCGAGTCCGTCGACGCCGCGGTCTGTACCAGTTCGCACACCCGCGGTCGGACGACCAGCCTCGCGGATGGTGACCTGCCGACGCTCGTCGCCCCGCCGGCAGGGCGTCACGAGGGGGCGGCACTATCTGTCGACGCCGTCCGCGAGCGCGCCCGAACCGATCCGTTTCGACTCGCGTTCGTCGGGAACGTCGTCCCGCGAAAGAACACCACGACGCTGCTCGAGGCGTTTGCACGAATCGACGAGGACGACGACTGCCGGGCGACCGTCGTCGGCTCCCTCGAGACGGATTCGACGTACGCTCGCGCGGTCCGCGAGCACGCACGCTCGCTCGGCGTCGAGGACCGGGTAACGTTTACCGGGAGAGTCGAGACGGCCGTCCTCGAGTCGATCCTCGAGCGCTCGCACGTCCTCGCGGTGCCGGCCCGCTACGAGGGGTTCGGGATGGTCTACCTCGAGGCGATGGAGTACGGCGTCGTGCCGATCGCGAGCAGCGTCGGCGGCGCGAGCGAGTTCGTCGCGGACGGCCGGAACGGGTTCGTCGTCGACCCGACCGATACGGACCAACTCGCCGATCGACTGGGGGCGCTCGCGGCCGACCGCAACCGACTCGCGGCGCTGGGTACCGGAGCGCTCGAGAACGCCACAGCGCACCCCACGTGGGACGAAACGCTGGGATCGGTTCGGACGTTTCTCCAGCAGTGCTGCGAGCGGGGGACGACCGGAGGTGGTCCGACGTGA
- a CDS encoding class I SAM-dependent methyltransferase, with protein sequence MLRAGDDRRWSDVTDSMQTYLEAKRTVDDRALNRRVLERFTTALSNRPEPVRIVELGCGVGTMIARFAEWDCLPARVSYRAVDRDVASIQRARELVPARLEAAGYTVAPLESEADETVEGGIPKSTTVGARPDESGGDAATRLEITLEVADGFGLEDDADAVVAAALLDIVALEDAIPGIADLLGDDGLCYAPITYDGGTTFAPRDRLDDRIEAQYHRHMDEVRDEGSSQAGSELLTRLPRQGWGVLAAGGSDWIVRPREGEYPDDEDAVVGRVLETMADALEEVSSPGLEASVREGWFDRRWRELEDGELVYVAHNLDVLARVP encoded by the coding sequence GTGCTGCGAGCGGGGGACGACCGGAGGTGGTCCGACGTGACCGACTCGATGCAGACGTATCTCGAGGCCAAACGTACCGTCGACGACCGCGCGCTGAATCGGCGCGTCCTCGAGCGGTTCACGACCGCGCTTTCCAACCGACCGGAGCCGGTGCGGATCGTCGAACTCGGCTGCGGTGTCGGCACCATGATTGCCCGATTCGCCGAGTGGGACTGCCTACCGGCGCGGGTCTCCTACCGCGCCGTCGATCGGGACGTTGCGAGTATCCAACGCGCGCGAGAACTGGTCCCCGCACGGCTCGAGGCGGCCGGCTATACGGTCGCTCCGCTCGAGTCGGAGGCCGACGAGACGGTCGAAGGCGGCATCCCAAAATCGACGACGGTCGGCGCTCGACCCGACGAGTCGGGCGGTGACGCGGCGACGCGACTCGAGATCACACTCGAGGTCGCCGACGGGTTCGGACTCGAGGACGACGCCGACGCCGTCGTCGCGGCAGCGCTGCTCGATATCGTCGCACTCGAGGATGCGATACCCGGGATCGCCGACCTCCTTGGGGACGACGGCCTGTGCTACGCGCCGATCACGTACGACGGAGGAACGACGTTCGCGCCGCGGGATCGGTTGGACGACCGAATCGAAGCGCAGTACCACCGCCACATGGACGAGGTTCGGGACGAGGGAAGCAGCCAGGCCGGGAGCGAACTCCTCACGAGGCTCCCTCGGCAGGGGTGGGGTGTCCTCGCCGCCGGCGGTTCGGACTGGATCGTTCGACCGAGAGAGGGCGAGTATCCCGACGACGAGGATGCAGTCGTCGGCCGGGTTCTCGAGACGATGGCTGACGCCCTCGAGGAGGTGTCGTCACCCGGACTCGAGGCCAGCGTGCGCGAGGGGTGGTTCGATCGTCGGTGGCGCGAACTCGAGGACGGTGAGCTCGTCTACGTCGCACACAATCTCGACGTGCTGGCGCGGGTTCCATAA